The Hemibagrus wyckioides isolate EC202008001 linkage group LG13, SWU_Hwy_1.0, whole genome shotgun sequence DNA window cataTACACGCATATGTATTATTTTCACGCTGAAAACCGGAAAGATCCGGTTGAaacggttttttttttgtaaagaaaaagtTCGCCCCCTAGTGTGTTGTTGAGGAACTTGGAGGAATTTGAGAATAATTGGAGAAAATCTCGATCCTGCAATTATGAACAACCCTAAACTTAAACCCATACTGCTCAAAAGATCCACATCGTCTTCACTGAACCTTCAGGAAAACCTCAAATTTGGTGAAGCTCCTTTTGAGCTTTTGTCCGATTTCCTTTGCAGCCTTAACAACCAGAACAAGTCGAACTTGGAGAATGTTTCAAGTTTATGTGGGAAGTTTAAAGACAGAAGACTAGTTGGTGGGTCAAGTTTACCTCACTTGGCATATTTTTATCTACTCTATATCAAATTTTCTTTTAAAGTCCAACTTTTATTGCTGAGTTTTCTTACAGAGACTCAGCAAACATCGCTAAACACATGCAAAACCTCACAATGTTTTGCCTTCACTATAGTGTTACAATTAGGGTTGCAAAATTCCAGGAATTTTCAAGGCTGCAAACTTTCCATGGGAATTAACGAGAATATATTGGAATTAACGGGAATATTAATGGGAATAAACTGGGAATTTGCAAAATTGCAGGTTAGCCTATAACAGGGAACTTAAATgtgattgaaaataaaaatatcttgcTGCATAATCTTGGTTAAAACAACCAGATTGAATGCAATTTCAGTTGAATTTTataccctatatatatatatatatatatatatatatatatatatatacattcaaCATTTAGGCTTTTGTGTTATTCAGTGAAAGAATTAATTGAAGTTCTACTTACAGTTAAATCCAAGTCAAAAATCTCATTTATGCAttagttttcttcttttctttctagcttatgaccaaacaaaatgtttatatttatgtttgtatgtacagtttatataaatttcCCAAAATTTCTAAATCACTTTAATTTGGAATATTTCCAAAATCCCCGAGACGAAGTTCCCATGGAAATTTTCACTGTCCAAATCTAAATATCtaaaaatctattattattaaaattttttctttaatttattttacagaacaTGCATTCCTTATTTGTGAGGAATTTCAACTTGACCCTTTAGTGGCTTATCATGCCATTGAAATACTAGAGAGGCAAGTCACAGGACAGACTTAAGTTTATATTTCTCATCATCTAAAAAAACGTATTAACAATCTTAAATATCTTACCTCAGATTTATGCTGAAGCACATTGGGAATTTATTATCCCAGCAgaagagtgaggtgtgtgacgGCAGTGTGTGTGAAGCCAAAGGAACCAACTATGAAGAGCTGGTCTTTCAGAATCTGAGGGAAAAATTCCGTCTCTTCATTATTTCGAGTGTGCAAATCGCCAGCAAAGTGACCCTACATACCAGTGTAAGAGTATAAAGTATAATAAGTTGGACATGATCAGTTCTACCTACTTGttggtatgtttttttttgtgagattgTATGTCGAAATTTAGGTGATCGGCAACAGTTCTGCACTGAGATACCTTCATTTGGTTGGTATTGACTGTCCCAAAGAGAAAATATTACAATCAGAGCTTCTCATCTTGAAAACTTTGGACTTCAGGGTCAACGTACCAAATCCTCTGTCATACGCAGAGACTCTCCTTGAAGTTCTTGGTAAAGTTGTTCATAGCTGTTAAGTAAGCTGGACTTCATTTTTAGTGTGATCTCACCGTGCTGAGATCAACTAGTCGTACCGTTGCTACGGTATATCGAATGAccttgtgtgttttctgtaggCCACAACGATCCAACTACACCCGTTGTACACCTGCATCACCTGTGCAGGTATGTTCTACAGTTTGTTTACCTGCAGAGGGAGTCAATCTATAGCTCATTACTTATGGCTGTAACCGGACGTCTCAGCCCCTCTCCAAATCAATGGTAACTATAGCactgtatttttaaacaaataaatgctgaTGTATTTCCCAGTTGAGTTTTACTTTCATCAGTATGTTGCAGTAATGCAACACTGAAATGCAATCTCTCTCCAATCACAGCCGTAGGTTATAATCAGAGAAGGCATGAATGGCATgactctttttcctttttctgtgtCTCTACTACGTTCCTTGACTGTTGAgctcttaatcatcatcatcatccttatgcAGAATTGCTATTGTGATAAAATTATGACTAAAAATACAGGTCACAGCTGGACCCAGGAGTTAttttacatctacatttccCACACAACAAATAAACCCTTGTAGCCGTTGTTTTTCTGTTCAGAATATCTAAGAGCATGGTCTGATCACTGCAGTGAATTGTTTTGTCCGTGTGTAACAGGGCAAAGTTTGTGTCCGTGACAGAAGACTGCATGCTGTTAGGGGTGGGAGTGATTGCCGTGGCTGCTTTCATCTACCAAACATCTGCATGGGAGAAGGTAAGTCCTGCCACCTTTGACCAGACCAGTGCTCGCTGTTTTCTCTCTGAAATTAGGTACAACAACATATTCTTCTACCAAATGTCTCAGGTTGCTCATGTTCTCATTGCTGcttgataaaatatatatataaaaaaaatactcgTGCAGGCTCTCGTGGTTCCTCATGGTAGAAAGGATGGAACAAACTGATGTCACCTTTGTTTATGTTCCTAAATTTGTCACAAGTTTGTACATTTTCAGCAAGGTAAAATAAGGGCGTGGCACATCATTTTTACATCAGGTTATaacatcatattttttttggttgttaCACTGGGTTTTGAAAACAGATCAAGAATATGAAGATGTGTTTAAAACATTGTAGAAACAAGTggattataaaaattaaatcatCTTGTGAtttccagaacacacacacacacacgtacataaccctctttacactttatttaagGCAGTATCTTGAAATGCAGCCACTTAGAGACCCCCAGGCAATCCATATTTCTGCTCTGTCCCAGTTTCTAGCGTATATTCTGTTTGTTACTGATGGATTGATTCAGGTTTGTTGGAAATGGGAATAAGGGAAAGATGTAAATATGAACCATTTGGGGCAGGAATTTGTGCCAAATATCAGGTACCAGTTGTATGTTAAGGATTTGGTTGAAATATAGACCTGTGTAATGATACATGGAGTTTCACTGTTTTCTAAGATTCTTTTGTGCCaggcatgcaaaaaaaaaattgacaagaATTAAAACCAAAtgtttaagataagataaattGTCCAGTCTGCTCATTCTCCTGGTGTGATAGGTTTGTCAGCTTTTTATTCTAATATTTATTCTAATACTAGTATATTTATTCTAGTATTTCCtgcatttttattacttttattaagAATTGTTTGTGAGTGTAATTTCTTTGGCCTCTGGATATTTTCCTTTGCTTTTGAGCTACAAGCCCTTTTGACCTTCCCACTACATGAACAGTTGATTAGCAGTTCACTAGCAAAGCCTCAACGATTGTCGTTTGTGATTTGACCTATTATTTGGGGGCAAGGAATTTAAAAGAAGGAGGGAAAGAAAACTATAACATGGCTAAAACGAAAGGCTGTCAACAAAACAAGGCAGTCATTTAACTCTGGTGCTCATGACTGGTATGAAATGCTGCTCAACTGGTTGGGGTGAAGACATCTGTGTGAACATGACATATTCACATGATATGTATGCAGTCACAATAGCATTCCTCTTTAAAGTGCTCTTAGAGTATGTACAGTCGAGTCCGTATGTATTTGGACAGCGATCCAATTTGCGTAAGTTCGCCTCTGTACACAACCAcaatggatttgaaatgaagcTTTCATGAATAAAGTGTAGACTTTTTGCTTTAATTCAAATggattaagaaaaaatattgcattttgCAGTCATTTAGGACTTAGAataatttttccattttcataaCTAACATAATTATAAACATAAGGATTATTTATCATTCTTGAAAGCAAATCCTTTGTCATCAATGATATCTGGAACCCATGGACATCACTAAATGTTGCTGAgtttcttccctccctcccttcctgcAGCTGCCTTCAGTTGCTGCATGTTTGTGAGTCTTTCTGCCTTCAGTTTTATCTtcagtaagtaaaaaaaaaatcatgctcaATTTGGTTGAGGTCATTTAAGAAGATTTAATTTCTTTGCCTTAAGAactatgttttgggtcattatccatCTGAGCAAGTTATTCTTGGTTTCTGTCCAAAAGGATCTTGGTTCAGGACTGGGCAGGCTTATTTAGATGTTTTCTAGCAAAAACTCTTGAGTGTTACCAGTGTTTTGCATCTTGAGTTAAAGCCTGTGTATTTAAATGCTGCTCATGAAGGTGTCTTTAGATTGCTGCCTTGACAGTGTTATGCCTCCTCGAGAGTGTTCATGAAAGAATTCCGCAGTCCTCCAgtttaatttcaattcaattcaatttatttgtataacgcttttaacaatggacattgtctcaaagcagctttacagaagtagagaaacagaaaaaggaaaacatatatatatccctattttatccctaatgttCAAGCCTGCGGCGACGGTggtgaagaaaaactccctgtgatgtcATGAGTAAGAAATctttagaggaaccaggctcacccatcctcatttgggtgacactggacaataaataatgtaaatgtaactaaatgatgtcctttctacaacagcaaccaagggcttatggggaactattaggtcagtgtagtttctgagttcattagaACTCTAGAATTAATTAGAAcccagaacactgggagcttcCAGGCCTGTTGGTGTTGCTCAGCTCACCAGCACATTACTACTTTTTCAGAATGTGCAACCACGTAGTAAAAGTAAACTCCAAAAGTTTCTGCTAGTTGGTTTTATTTCTCAGCCTAATGTTGGCTGCCTTCACCGATTTGGACCATGCATTGACAGTTCCCATGAACAGATACCAAATGTAAATTCAACACTTGAAAGGAACTCCAGACTTTTTATCTCATTAAGCTGTCATGAAATAGTGTTGAAACAGGCTACACCTGGCCATGAAACTGCTTATCTGTCAAGTGTCCAATTACTGTGAAAGTGAGAAGAAGAACCTCACAAATATATTACATCACAGTGAAATTCCGTTCTTCACATATCCCTTCTTGTTAGgaagctgaagtcagagcacagggtcagcagtggacagcacccctggagcagacaggGTCAAGGGCCTTGCGCAAGGGCCTtacagtggcagattggtggtgatgcggcttgaacccctgacttTCTGTTGATGCACATCTACCTCaatggaaatgtaaaaaaatgtttgaatgAGGATTAATACGATATTTAAATCTATTGAATTAAAGCTGAACATTTAATTGATTGCTTCATTTCAACTCCACTGTGGTGGTGTATAGAGGCAAAAAAGGAAAATTGTGTCACTGTCCAGAAACATATGAACCAGACTATAGAGATAGGTGCACAGATTTTGATGCCTGATGTTTAATACTTCTGGCACTAAATTTATAATCCACAATGTgcatatgtatttatattctaGGTAGTGGAGGAGCTCACGCTGATCACCGGCATCTCAGCAAAAAGCATCATGGACTTTGCTCACGTGACCCTCGTGCACATCACCAAGAACAACGTTTGATCAGTAGAAGGAATCTGAAGTAGACTACATCttcaaaatgataaaatgaatCATCTCAGTGTTCCAGCAATGTGTAAAAGGCACAAAGTATAAATATTGTTAGATAAAAATGTGAATATTTGTTAAACAGAGGTGATTTCATGTTTTTCCCTGTTCAGGTTTTTTTGGTGATTTATGATGTTTCACTGCATTGTCTTGATTTTCAATTACATGCAGAATAAACAGGTCAGGTAGATTTTTAGACACAGGATTTTTGATCAGTGGACAGTACactgttgtcatggtaactCCTTACTGGGCTCACTTTCTGACTCGAGCTGTCTAAAATTGAAGTCCAGCCAGAGCGCCATAGGGGTCAGTGCccatattttgttgttgttgttgttatttaaacTGGTGCTTTAATTTATCAGCAAGATACATTAGTCTGCCCTGAGAATTGAAACTGTTTAATGACCCACACAAAAagtgtagtttgtgttacaCTGGGTCTGTGCATACAATGATATTCTATTATATTGAATATCATTGTATGGATATATAGAGGAGCTTGCAAGTTTTCCCAATGACCACAGGTTATTcaagcaaaatcaagcatttttggtcACAACAGTCAAAGAAAAATCCATCAGCCATGTTTTGATTGCTTTAAAGCTGCTTAGTTGGACTTCACCTTATTTTGTTcactttattttaaagcaaTCTATCGTGTTTTGAGACGTTTGTATCCAGCTAGAACccacagggggaaaaaagcaagtCCTGGGCAAAAAAGCAAGTCCAGTCAGAGTCCAGTCTTCTTACTGGGCATAAATCCCAGCTTGATTGTTAATGAATCTGAGAAAACTGAAGTTTGAACACAGAAGTACAGGGAAATTCTGGAAATGTTACAGTAATGCTAGCCAACATTACCTGTTGAATCAGTGTTAGCTATGTTGGATGACTACTTTAACCAATATACAAATTTGTAGGTAATAGTTATGTAAATAATGAGATTGCATCAAATTATGTGTCACTACCAACATGGTTAAAAATCTTATCTTAATTCTGACTGATTATCATTTAGTGATTTTCATCACTTCCTTATTCCTAACTTTAGGTTTCCTGCATTGACTCACACTTTAATCCAACCACAGGGGATGCAcagaagtatgtgtgtgtgtgcgtgtgaatatgtgtatgtgtatgtgtgtgtgtgtgtgtgtgtgtgtgtgtgtgtgtgcgtgtgaatatgtgtatgtgtatgtgtgtgtgtgtgtgtgtgtgtgtgtgcgcgctctgTTTAATCTTTTGCTTTGGTTTCCTGTTTAATTCTCAGCCCCTCCTCATATTCAGAACatcagaatgttttttttgcaaaatcaCATTGACAAAATTAGCAGTCTGCCATGCCTTGATAGGAAGTAGCAAAGCTGGTAAGTAGATAGCAAAAAAATAGTGACAGCTAGTTGCGATAAGAtctataaatgaacaaataaatttcAACTAATGTTTTACAACACACAGCCATAACATTGAaagcacctgcctaatatcgtgccACCAAATATTTCTGACTCGTCAAttcatggactccacaagacctctgaacaTGTGCTGTGCTATCTGGtaagacattagcagcagattccTTAAGTCCTGTAAACTGGATTGGATTACATCCCACAGAACTTTGATCAGATTGAGATTTGGGGAATTTGGTgttcaacaccttgaactctttgtcatgtacctcaaaccattcctgaacagttTTTTCAGTGTGACAGacagcattatcctgctgaaagagggcACAGCCATAAGGGAACACTTACCATGACTTGGTCTGAGACAATGTGTAGGTAGGTGCTAAGCCACTTCACCTGTCACCTGATGTTAATGATATGGCTGTAGTCATTCTGAGCACTCTGACTGGGGCTGATATGTTTACGTTTGAGATGTCAATCATATTCATTACAATTTAATTGATTTCTAACTTGTCAGTTAGTTATGAGAAATACCCTTTTCCCTTTGAGAAACCTCCCAGCCATCATATAGAGAAGCCGTGGCCCCAGAAAGGATAAGTGAaccacgtatatatatatatatatataacttcaCTGACTCAGTTAAGCCGTGTGTCTAAATAACAGTTCTAAATTTTCTACctgataggctagaacatgttgttagtgttaaaggaacagccctctcctggctcaggtcttactTGACTGACCGTtttcagtttgtagatctagatggtgacttctctatgcataccaaggttatgttctgtgttccacaaggttctctcttaggcccactgcttttttccctatatatgttaccccttggtgcatatattcataaacatggtattagcttccactgttatgccgatgacacacagctatatgtttcagctaagtcagatgagagacaccagcttattaagatagaagaatgtgtaaaggacattagacattggatggtcactaacttcctcctgcttaactctgacaagacagaggtgctagtacttggaccacatgcagctagaagtaagctttctgattacagagtaacagtctgtatggtctttcggtttcatcttgtccagcagtataaggtcttggtgtgattattgactctggtctttcgtttgatgctcatgtagataatatcactagggtagccttctgtcatctcagaaatatcactaagataagaaatatgatgtcactttatgatgcagagaaactagttcatgcttttgttagctttaggttggattattgtaatgtcttactgtctggatgttccagtaggagcagaagcaagctccagttagtccagaacacagCAGCTAACTGctagtcctaactagaaccagaatcttagccacactacattggctcccagtcaaattttgcattgattataaaatcctgttactgacctataaagcactaaatggtctcgcgctgcagtacctgagcgatcttttagtcttttatgatccgccacgcccaCTCCGATCAaggggtgctggttacttggtagtacctcaggtagcaaaggctacagcagggggcagagctttttctttcaaagccccacagttatggaacaaccttccaattagtgttcgggattcagacacagtctcaatgtttaagtctaggctgaagacacatttgtttagtcaagcttttaatatatagttcttaggtaaaggagcagatctggaaggttcataggcatagagtgtttggtgactgggatgtttggatgctgtcaccctaccaccctcacaagtcgctcaggtttgctgactgtgaagtggttggactctttatgtcccaggaagccttcatgtctgtgaccttctggctctcccttttagttatgctgtcatagctagtcttgccggagtctctgcctgcactttacacataacctacattgtcttaaacatcacatgatcagaatcatacttaatgtttttctctctctgtctttctctgtcgagctatacaccccactcctgagctcccagtgtttgccagttccagtgtgaccactgccctacccctggtcagagtctcgtcgcttggtggtgcccactgatgctatggatggatctgtgtggaccaggacaCAGCCAtagacagagccacttggggactttcacaccatcacggATCTGCCaattcatctgtcagcttgtgacagcaaagaattagtgtctataatgaccttagaaactacaacgacctaatagttcctcatgggccattgattgctgttgtagaaaggacattaatcagttacagttacattatttattgtccagtgtcacccaaatgaggatgggttcccttctgagaatggttcctctcaaggtttcttcctcagatcatcccagggagtttttcccaggcttgctcattagggataaaataaaatattttaataatttaatttaataatttcttcttatttctaggtatttagttattttttatatttttattttcatttttccccctcccctttctccatttctcttcttttgtaaagctgctttgagacaattttcattgtaaaaggcgctatacaaaataaatttaattgaattgaattgaattgaactgaatctgcaaacaaaaacccacctcaaaacaaacaacaaagctGTGCATCAACAGAGTTCTCTCAGCAGGGCATTTAAAATGAGATTTTTCCACAGACTGCACTGTCCACTGAAAAcagtttgtataaaatgaacGAACATCTCGATATTGAAGTGAGATGCTTGATAATTTGATTTGGTGATATATTGAATTTCACCAAGTGTGATGAATAATACAGACACATTTTCTATACGAAACATTtcattgctgtgtttttttaatgaaatgtttacaGGAGGTTGGTCTTCCTATACAGTCTTAAAGCAGTCACCTGTGGCATGCCTATGTATGCCAGTGAAATTGTACCGGCTGACATTTTGTTATGTGGAAAAGCATTAAGTACCTAAAACCTAAACCACTAACTTGAGTGGCAAAGTTTAGACAACTACTAACTCTTTCATAAATAGGCTCACAGCAAGTGGCTCGCTAAATAttgttaatttaaaaatagCTTTTTAGGAATTATTCagtatttaaatgaaatgtctTAAAAACTCAGGTGTTGTGTTCACCTGTCTACATTGTCTCTTATCTGCCTACATTGTCTCTTGGTACCCATAGAGACAGATTCTCCCTGTGTCTATGTGGGTTTCCATGGATCTCTGGTTTTCTTTTGCCTCCCCGGGAATATTTACATGTCATGTCCAGTGTTTCCTGAATAGGAGGGATGAAtaaggaatgaaggaatgaataaatgtttgatATACTTATCTTTGGACTatatcagactttttttttgggTACTGTGTACTGTACATGGTACAAAGTTACTAGATGCAAGAGCAGATTCAGGTGAATGCTGAATTATTGCCTAATGCAGGAACCAATTAAGGATCAGTAGTTCTAATgaccatatttatttattttaaaaaaaagtcttacaTCTTTAGGATCTACTCCTACATGGTAGGCCGCAGTAAATGCTGCGTCATAGAGAGCGAActcagtgtgtctgtgcatggGTGCTATAACATTGGAATCCCACAAGCACAGggcaggaaaaaataaaaatgctccaTCACTTCCAtgctgttaccatggcaacccgGGGCCTTTGCCGAGTCACGGGGGAATTCTGTTTTTTTGCACGGCTCACTTGCTAAATGAGCGAGTCAGCTCTTCAGGGGTCTGCCTCTTGCCTCTCCCTGGCAACTGGTTGCTAGGTTGCCACAGTTGCCATGTTAATGCGACATTGAGGGTTTCAAGCTCGTAAAACATTGTATCACGTTCTGGACACCAGCATCTGCCTGTAATGTCTCCTCATTAATCACGCATGTTTTACAGAGAATGATAACCATTGACTACCTGTACCATGCTAGTTCTAAACATGCCAAGATTTGATAGCAAGTATATACCAAATTTGAATGGAATTGACGTTATAGCCCCCCCGGTGAGAGGCAACAGCATGTGAGAGTATTGCAGTTGTGCTCCATAGCAATAAGGGAAAACAAAGACACCTGTTCTGGGAGCAGCTAAAAAATTGTGAATACCATAAATTGTCATGTTGACATTAATTTCCTTCCACAGATGCAGACATAAAATAACAGTGTGCTGTAATGGCATTTGCAGCAGGGCCAAGTGGCAGCAATGTTTGTCACCTGCTGAATGGTGAATGTTGAGAGATCGTAGAATTGCCTGAGAGACTCCTGGTTGTAAGCCACAGTACCCAGAGCATAGGGTGGCTAGGTAATGCATAATATTATCTATAGGACAGAGTGATGGATGGGCCTGGCTCAAACGGTCACTGCAACAGGAAATCCATGGGCCTCGTTTATCAGCATTGTGGTAAAAAGTTTTAAATCGTTTTTCTTTTGCATTCTGAGTTCTCATTTGTGCAATAAAATTGGGATTCATCAAAAGTGCCTACAAATGGCATACTCCTGAGTCTAAGCAATGAAACAGTATCAGTTGTTCATAGCtgctgtgcatgtgcatgtcactgcatttaaaattaTCCATGAATATTATGTATATTACAAACATGTGGGCATTGCTTCAACGGATGCCTTAATAAGCAATCAACATTAGAGATACAGCATGCTTGAACAAAAGAAATTCAGGAAGCAAGGTTCAATAAAGTAATACTGTGcagtttattcattaaaaaagatttata harbors:
- the cntd1 gene encoding cyclin N-terminal domain-containing protein 1, which codes for MNNPKLKPILLKRSTSSSLNLQENLKFGEAPFELLSDFLCSLNNQNKSNLENVSSLCGKFKDRRLVEHAFLICEEFQLDPLVAYHAIEILERFMLKHIGNLLSQQKSEVCDGSVCEAKGTNYEELVFQNLREKFRLFIISSVQIASKVTLHTSVIGNSSALRYLHLVGIDCPKEKILQSELLILKTLDFRVNVPNPLSYAETLLEVLGHNDPTTPVVHLHHLCRYVLQFVYLQRESIYSSLLMAVTGRLSPSPNQWAKFVSVTEDCMLLGVGVIAVAAFIYQTSAWEKVVEELTLITGISAKSIMDFAHVTLVHITKNNV